One genomic segment of Vibrio sp. SCSIO 43136 includes these proteins:
- the rpmE gene encoding 50S ribosomal protein L31 — protein MKTGIHPEYKAVKATCSCGNTFEFNSTLAKESIHLDVCDKCHPFYTGKQRIVDTGGRVDRFNKRFGALSSKK, from the coding sequence ATGAAAACTGGTATCCACCCAGAATACAAAGCTGTAAAAGCAACTTGTTCTTGCGGCAACACTTTTGAGTTCAACTCAACTCTTGCTAAAGAAAGCATCCACCTAGATGTATGTGACAAGTGTCACCCATTCTACACTGGTAAGCAACGTATCGTTGATACAGGCGGCCGTGTTGATCGCTTCAACAAGCGTTTCGGTGCTCTATCAAGCAAGAAGTAA
- a CDS encoding malic enzyme-like NAD(P)-binding protein: protein MSDDNQQNDFRQQALDYHAFPTAGKIGVALTKPADTVEDLALAYSPGVAEPVREIAQNADNVYKYTAKGNMVAVISNGTAILGLGNLGPLASKPVMEGKSLLFKRFAGLDSIDIEVKHRTIDEFVDTVANIADTFGGINLEDIKAPDCFEIEQRLIERCDVPVFHDDQHGTAIVTAAGMLNAIELQGKKLEEATIVCLGAGAAAVACMELLIKCGAQREKIYMLDRKGVIHTRRDDLNEYKKLFANNTDKRTLEDVIEGADLFLGVSGPNLLAPEALTLMADKPVVFACSNPDPEIKPELAHEVRSDLIMGTGRSDYPNQVNNVICFPFIFRGALDVRASEINDEMKLAAVEAIRQLAKEPVPAEVLTAAGVDSLEFGSGYIIPKPMDPRLLPRVAKAVAQAAIDSGVARIDMPENYMA, encoded by the coding sequence ATGTCAGACGACAATCAGCAAAATGACTTTCGCCAACAAGCGCTTGATTACCATGCATTCCCTACCGCAGGTAAGATCGGTGTGGCACTCACCAAACCTGCCGACACGGTAGAAGATCTTGCGCTCGCATACAGCCCAGGTGTGGCTGAGCCCGTACGTGAAATCGCTCAAAATGCTGATAACGTCTACAAATACACCGCTAAAGGCAACATGGTGGCAGTGATCTCTAACGGTACTGCGATTCTTGGTTTGGGTAACCTTGGTCCGTTGGCGTCAAAGCCAGTAATGGAAGGTAAGTCGCTGCTGTTTAAGCGCTTTGCTGGCCTAGACTCCATTGATATTGAAGTGAAGCATCGCACCATTGATGAGTTTGTTGATACGGTGGCTAACATTGCAGATACCTTTGGTGGAATTAACCTAGAAGATATTAAAGCACCGGACTGTTTTGAAATTGAGCAGCGTCTTATCGAGCGCTGTGACGTGCCTGTGTTCCATGATGATCAGCATGGTACGGCGATCGTAACGGCTGCGGGCATGCTTAATGCGATTGAGCTGCAAGGCAAGAAGCTAGAAGAAGCAACCATTGTTTGTTTGGGTGCGGGCGCAGCGGCGGTAGCATGTATGGAGCTGTTGATTAAATGTGGCGCTCAGCGTGAGAAAATCTACATGCTGGATCGCAAAGGCGTGATCCACACTCGTCGTGATGACTTGAACGAATATAAGAAGCTGTTTGCCAACAACACCGACAAGCGCACACTAGAAGATGTGATTGAAGGGGCTGATCTGTTCTTAGGGGTATCAGGTCCAAATCTGCTTGCGCCAGAAGCACTGACCTTGATGGCAGATAAGCCAGTGGTATTTGCGTGTTCAAACCCAGATCCAGAAATCAAACCTGAGTTAGCGCATGAAGTGCGTAGCGATTTGATCATGGGTACAGGCCGTTCGGATTACCCGAATCAGGTGAATAACGTTATCTGTTTCCCATTTATCTTCCGTGGCGCACTGGATGTTCGCGCTAGCGAAATCAACGATGAGATGAAGCTTGCCGCCGTTGAAGCGATTCGCCAGCTGGCTAAAGAGCCAGTGCCTGCGGAAGTACTAACGGCTGCGGGCGTGGATAGCCTTGAGTTTGGTTCGGGTTACATCATTCCAAAACCGATGGACCCACGTCTGCTCCCTCGAGTGGCTAAAGCGGTTGCTCAAGCGGCCATTGACTCAGGTGTGGCGCGCATCGACATGCCAGAAAATTACATGGCGTAA
- the metJ gene encoding met regulon transcriptional regulator MetJ → MADWNGEYISPYAEHGKKSEQVKKITVSIPLKVLKVLTDERTRRQINNLRHATNSELLCEAFLHAYTGQPLPTDEDLRKDRPDEIPAEAKALMTEMGIEFEAFDEE, encoded by the coding sequence ATGGCAGACTGGAACGGCGAATATATTAGCCCTTACGCCGAGCATGGTAAAAAGAGCGAACAAGTAAAGAAAATCACTGTATCTATTCCACTTAAAGTGTTGAAGGTATTAACCGATGAGCGCACTCGTCGTCAGATAAACAATCTGCGTCACGCAACTAACAGTGAACTTCTATGTGAAGCTTTCTTACATGCCTACACAGGCCAGCCACTGCCAACCGATGAAGACTTGCGTAAAGACCGCCCAGATGAGATCCCTGCTGAAGCCAAAGCGCTGATGACAGAAATGGGTATCGAATTTGAAGCGTTTGACGAAGAGTAA